The genomic DNA CGGAATGGGCCAGCCGGAATGCCTCGCTCCATGACCTGGTTCACAATCCTCAAGCTCTGCTCCATTTCGAGCATCCGCACCAGGTAGCGGTCATAGACATCGCCGTTGCTTCCGACCGGGATATCGAAATCGAATTGATCGTAGCCACTATAAGGAAAGGCCTTGCGCGTATCCCATACAATGCCGCTGCCACGCAGTACCGGGCCGCTGGCGCCATAGGCAATGGCATCCTCCGGTTTGAGTACGGCCACGCCCCGCGTGCGTTCGATCCACAACTGGTTATTGGTTAGCAGATCATGATATTCGCGCAAGCGGTCGGGAAAGATGCTGGTAAACGCGCGCACCTTCTTCTCAAAGGTAGACGTCAATTCGGCCTGCAAACCGCCGGGACAGATGTAGCTGGTCATCATGCGCACGCCGGACAGGTCTTCAAAGACATCCAGAATCATCTCGCGCTCGCGGAAGCAGTAGAGGAAAACGCTCTGCGCGCCAAGGTCGAGCGCGGACGTGCCCAGCCAGACCAGGTGACTGGCAATGCGCTGCAATTCGGCCAGCAGCACGCGCGTGTAGCGAATTTTGTCGTTGATCTCGTCTTCGATGCCCAATAGCTTCTCGACGGCCAGCGAATAGCCCAGGTTGTTGCAGAGCGGCGCGAGATAATCCATGCGGTCGGTCAGCACCAGGGCCTGGTGGTAGGTTTTGC from Ktedonobacteraceae bacterium includes the following:
- the nuoD gene encoding NADH dehydrogenase (quinone) subunit D, whose product is MKTQYTLDSGQALEDGQRSDTMTINMGPQHPSTHGVLRLILTIEGETVVKAVPDIGFLHTGIEKTAEGKTYHQALVLTDRMDYLAPLCNNLGYSLAVEKLLGIEDEINDKIRYTRVLLAELQRIASHLVWLGTSALDLGAQSVFLYCFREREMILDVFEDLSGVRMMTSYICPGGLQAELTSTFEKKVRAFTSIFPDRLREYHDLLTNNQLWIERTRGVAVLKPEDAIAYGASGPVLRGSGIVWDTRKAFPYSGYDQFDFDIPVGSNGDVYDRYLVRMLEMEQSLRIVNQVMERGIPAGPFRVQNTKIAPPPKWQITGSMEALIHHFKLYTEGYRPPKGEAFVRTESPKGELGFYIVSDGTAKPYRMHVRAPSFANLEALPTMIEGCLLSDVVAAIGSIDIVLGEVDR